A genomic region of Rhipicephalus sanguineus isolate Rsan-2018 chromosome 1, BIME_Rsan_1.4, whole genome shotgun sequence contains the following coding sequences:
- the LOC119378891 gene encoding uncharacterized protein LOC119378891, with protein MFLTELSTLVLENTLKDEVDLTGDAVPLCTFNFSTRKNACTSIALQAEQRSIEEECVEIEGLLEKLASFSNTQLQKSSLLLENETPDDGPTKELEMIDDEQTMWDEVVTTRMQQVGEWLAQRDGVIAIDLISELEKCLELSKQFLEGYDQKAHGDWHDSEEQASKHVDSIMKSLERIHAQRETLEEIHADINKCCWDEACKSIDSGTANKPLEVQTGFTGAPVSVENLTGQPADTLMCSNTLQEEISDLCKLFEKMCIQSS; from the exons ATGTTCCTGACTGAGCTGTCCACGTTAGTGCTAGAAAACACACTAAAGGATGAGGTAGACCTGACTGGGGATGCTGTGCCTCTTTGCACATTCAACTTTTCCACACGGAAAAATGCCTGCACATCTATTGCTTTGCAAGCAGAGCAAAGATCAATTGAAGAAGAATGTGTGGAGATTGAAGG CTTGTTAGAAAAGTTGGCATCATTTTCAAATACACAGCTGCAAAAGTCGAGTCTTCTATTAGAAAA TGAAACGCCTGATGATGGGCCTACTAAAGAGCTGGAGATG ATCGATGATGAACAAACCATGTGGGATGAAGTGGTTACGACTAGAATGCAGCAAGTTGGAGAATGGCTTGCACAGCGG GATGGGGTCATTGCAATTGATCTGATTAG tGAATTGGAGAAGTGCCTTGAGCTTAGCAAGCAGTTCCTTGAAGGATACGACCAGAAAG CACATGGAGATTGGCACGACAGTGAAGAACAGGCAAGTAAGCATGTGGATTCTATCATGAAGTCCCTGGAACGAATTCATGCACAGAG AGAAACACTGGAGGAGATTCATGCAGACATCAACAAATGCTGCTGGGATGAGGCCTGCAAGAGCATTGATTCGGGAACAGCTAACAAG CCTTTGGAGGTACAGACTGGTTTCACCGGGGCACCAGTCAGTGTGGAAAACTTGACTGGCCAGCCTGCAGATACCTTGATGTGCAGCAACACTCTTCAGGAAGAGATATCAGATCTGTGCAAGCTATTCGAGAAGATGTGTATACAGAGTAGTTAG